One Marinibacterium anthonyi genomic region harbors:
- the ribA gene encoding GTP cyclohydrolase-2, translating to MTERLARARADLRMGVPVVLRETGRAVLAVPTETLTSERLTEMRLLGPAVVAITGRRAETLKARAYDGDLARVLLPGDAGLDWVQAIADPADDLRVPMKGPLATERGSPADLHRAALVLAKSARLLPACLVVPLEDGAATAAANGLTLIDVAQARDQLAIRSPLHDVVNARLPIQVSDAGRLHVFRPEDGGEEHYAIEIGRPDRDKPVLARLHSACFTGDVMGSLKCDCGPQLRGALRMMGEEGAGVLLYLNQEGRGIGLANKMRAYSLQDQGFDTVEANHRLGFEDDERDFRLGADILKELGFSAVRLLTNNPGKIAMMEKTGITVTERVPLKVGETDYNRAYLATKAAKSGHLL from the coding sequence ATGACCGAACGACTGGCCCGCGCCCGGGCCGATCTGCGCATGGGCGTGCCCGTCGTGCTGCGCGAAACCGGGCGCGCCGTGCTTGCCGTTCCCACCGAAACGCTCACCTCTGAACGCCTCACCGAAATGCGCCTTCTGGGCCCTGCCGTCGTCGCCATCACCGGGCGGCGGGCCGAAACGCTGAAGGCGCGCGCCTATGACGGGGACCTGGCCCGGGTCCTTCTGCCGGGCGATGCCGGGCTGGACTGGGTGCAGGCCATCGCCGATCCCGCCGACGACCTGCGCGTGCCGATGAAGGGACCGCTGGCCACCGAACGCGGCAGTCCGGCCGACCTGCACCGCGCCGCGCTGGTGCTGGCGAAATCGGCCCGCCTGCTGCCCGCCTGCCTTGTCGTGCCGCTGGAAGATGGCGCCGCCACCGCCGCCGCCAACGGCCTGACCCTGATCGACGTGGCGCAGGCGCGCGACCAGCTGGCGATCCGGTCGCCCCTGCACGACGTGGTCAACGCGCGCCTGCCGATCCAGGTGTCCGACGCCGGCCGCCTGCACGTCTTTCGCCCCGAAGACGGGGGCGAGGAACATTACGCCATCGAAATCGGCCGCCCCGACCGGGACAAACCCGTTCTGGCGCGGCTGCATTCGGCCTGTTTCACCGGCGATGTCATGGGATCGCTGAAATGCGATTGCGGGCCTCAGCTGCGCGGCGCGCTGCGCATGATGGGCGAGGAAGGCGCGGGCGTTCTGCTGTACCTGAACCAGGAAGGACGCGGCATCGGGCTGGCCAACAAGATGCGGGCCTATTCGCTGCAGGACCAGGGGTTCGACACCGTCGAGGCCAATCACCGGCTGGGATTCGAGGATGACGAACGCGATTTCCGCCTGGGCGCCGATATCCTGAAGGAGCTGGGGTTTTCCGCCGTCAGGCTGTTGACCAACAATCCCGGCAAGATCGCGATGATGGAAAAGACCGGGATCACGGTGACGGAACGGGTGCCGCTGAAGGTCGGCGAAACCGACTACAACCGCGCCTACCTGGCCACGAAGGCGGCGAAGTCGGGGCATCTGTTGTGA
- a CDS encoding DNA polymerase III subunit delta, giving the protein MKLSARDADAFFARPDPDRSGLLIYGQDGMRVALKRQQVLKALLGANAEEEMRLTRLPGADLRKDPAQLLDAVKAVGFFPGQRAVFVEDAPDTAHVAVSQALQDWMPGDAFVLVTAGALKPSSKLRKLFEGHRRAATAAIYDNPPTRAEIERVLGDAGLRDIPADTAGALAALAQEISPGDFAQTVDKIALYKRGDTTPLSLDDVEACAPQSTEAGTDTLIDAVAGGKSGEIGPLVRRLQGQGVNAVSICIAAMRHFRLLYTAAADPGGPSAGVGRLRPPLYGPRRDKVVRQAQVWGPERLETALTLLTDTDLTLRSAGQTAPAMAVMERALIRLAMLSRAG; this is encoded by the coding sequence ATGAAGCTGTCCGCCCGCGACGCAGACGCCTTCTTTGCCCGGCCCGACCCGGACAGAAGCGGGTTGCTGATCTACGGGCAGGACGGCATGCGGGTGGCGCTGAAACGCCAGCAGGTGCTCAAGGCGCTGCTGGGTGCCAATGCCGAAGAGGAAATGCGCCTGACCCGCCTGCCCGGCGCCGACCTGCGCAAGGATCCCGCGCAGCTGCTGGACGCGGTCAAGGCCGTGGGCTTCTTTCCCGGCCAGCGCGCCGTCTTCGTCGAAGACGCCCCCGACACCGCCCATGTCGCCGTCTCGCAGGCGCTGCAGGACTGGATGCCGGGCGACGCCTTTGTCCTGGTCACCGCCGGGGCGCTGAAACCGTCGTCCAAGCTGCGCAAGCTGTTCGAAGGCCACCGCCGCGCCGCCACCGCCGCCATCTACGACAACCCGCCCACACGGGCCGAAATCGAACGCGTCCTGGGTGACGCCGGCCTGCGCGACATTCCCGCCGACACCGCCGGCGCGCTCGCGGCGCTGGCGCAGGAAATCAGCCCGGGCGATTTCGCCCAGACCGTCGACAAGATCGCGCTGTACAAGCGCGGCGACACCACGCCGCTTTCCCTTGACGATGTCGAAGCCTGCGCGCCGCAATCCACCGAGGCCGGCACCGACACGCTGATCGACGCCGTGGCCGGCGGCAAGAGCGGCGAGATCGGGCCGCTGGTGCGCCGCCTGCAGGGCCAGGGGGTGAACGCGGTGTCGATCTGCATCGCCGCGATGCGCCATTTCCGCCTGCTTTACACCGCCGCCGCCGATCCCGGCGGGCCCTCTGCCGGCGTCGGCCGCCTGCGCCCGCCGCTTTACGGCCCCCGCCGCGACAAGGTCGTGCGCCAGGCCCAGGTCTGGGGGCCGGAGCGGCTGGAAACCGCGCTGACGCTGCTCACCGATACCGACCTCACCCTGCGCTCGGCCGGCCAGACGGCGCCGGCCATGGCGGTGATGGAACGCGCGCTGATCCGGCTCGCCATGCTGTCGCGCGCCGGGTAA
- a CDS encoding putative transpeptidase, with translation MSPFDLVLTPMGLRFLGRRFPCLIGRGGITGDKREGDGGTPIGTHAIVAVLYRPDRLRAPVPWAMPIRPGDLWSDDVKDPHYNHLVRAPWPFSHERMRRADPLYDIVLVTDWNWPDAEPGRGSAIFLHQRRRPGYPTEGCVALRRDHLRWVTERLRPETRLIVR, from the coding sequence GTGAGCCCCTTCGACCTGGTCCTGACGCCCATGGGGCTGCGGTTCCTGGGCCGCCGCTTTCCCTGTTTGATCGGGCGCGGCGGGATCACCGGGGACAAGCGGGAAGGCGACGGCGGCACGCCCATAGGCACACATGCGATCGTGGCGGTCCTGTACAGGCCCGACCGGCTGCGCGCGCCCGTTCCCTGGGCAATGCCGATCCGGCCCGGCGACCTGTGGTCCGACGACGTGAAGGATCCGCACTACAATCACCTGGTCCGCGCGCCCTGGCCATTCAGCCACGAACGGATGCGCCGGGCCGATCCGCTGTACGATATCGTGCTGGTGACCGATTGGAACTGGCCAGATGCGGAACCGGGACGCGGATCGGCGATCTTCCTGCATCAGCGCCGCCGCCCGGGCTATCCGACCGAAGGCTGCGTGGCGCTGCGCCGCGACCACCTGCGCTGGGTCACGGAACGGCTGCGCCCCGAGACCCGGCTGATCGTGCGATAA
- a CDS encoding putative acetyltransferase yields the protein MKIRDAVDGDVPELLALYRYLTPEDPPCDARHAQEVLKRIAAFPGSAVLVAETDDGAAPALVGSVTMIVIPNLSRGGAPYALIENVVTHGDRRGQGIGKAMLADAAERAWAAGCYKVMLMTGSRRASTLGFYRAAGFEQSKTGFQMRRRPARAEA from the coding sequence ATGAAGATCAGGGACGCGGTGGACGGCGATGTGCCGGAGCTGCTGGCGCTGTACCGGTATTTGACACCGGAGGATCCGCCCTGTGACGCGCGGCACGCGCAAGAGGTGCTGAAGCGGATCGCGGCGTTTCCCGGCAGCGCCGTTCTGGTGGCCGAAACCGATGACGGCGCGGCGCCCGCGCTGGTCGGCAGCGTCACGATGATCGTCATTCCAAACCTGTCGCGGGGCGGGGCGCCCTATGCGCTGATCGAAAACGTGGTCACCCATGGCGACCGTCGCGGGCAGGGCATCGGCAAGGCGATGCTGGCCGACGCCGCCGAAAGGGCCTGGGCGGCGGGGTGCTACAAGGTCATGCTGATGACCGGATCACGGCGCGCATCCACCCTGGGATTCTATCGCGCGGCCGGATTCGAGCAGAGCAAGACCGGATTCCAGATGCGCAGACGCCCCGCGCGGGCCGAAGCGTGA
- the opmA_2 gene encoding Porin yields MKKTLLTSTALVLMAGAAAAQVSFSGYGRFGLGYNEARGDAGGEDTALVSRFRLNIDGKAVTDAGVEFSARVRLQADDDPYNNEQKAAGLNGARYSVIYGGLRVDAGNVAGSFDNLANYYGYEPGLEAFTGQYVGQDYSFLAYDSTGAGGNAVYVSYTAAGFTFGASYNPEVQADNDQWDIGASYVFNNFTVAAAYGESDQMDQSTYVFTLGADFDRFSGTLFIGDEDNVTSDGTVGGYDVSGTFWGASLSFDVGAATSILASYGAGDNDNDTESYGVSAIHDLGGGVSLRGGIGWTDSGEEGVSRADGVVGDFGVLFNF; encoded by the coding sequence ATGAAAAAGACCCTTCTCACCTCGACTGCACTGGTCCTGATGGCCGGCGCAGCCGCCGCGCAGGTGTCGTTCAGCGGTTACGGCCGTTTCGGCCTGGGCTACAACGAAGCCCGCGGCGACGCTGGCGGTGAAGACACCGCGCTGGTCTCGCGCTTCCGTCTGAACATCGACGGCAAGGCCGTCACCGATGCTGGCGTCGAGTTCTCGGCTCGTGTCCGTCTGCAAGCTGACGACGATCCGTACAACAACGAGCAGAAGGCCGCTGGCCTGAACGGCGCCCGTTACTCGGTGATCTACGGCGGCCTGCGCGTTGACGCCGGCAACGTTGCCGGTTCGTTCGACAACCTTGCCAACTACTACGGTTACGAGCCCGGCCTCGAAGCGTTCACCGGCCAGTACGTCGGTCAGGACTACAGCTTCCTCGCCTATGACTCGACCGGTGCCGGCGGAAACGCTGTTTACGTGTCGTACACCGCAGCCGGCTTCACCTTCGGCGCATCGTACAACCCGGAAGTCCAAGCTGACAACGATCAGTGGGACATCGGCGCATCGTACGTGTTCAACAACTTCACGGTTGCTGCCGCTTACGGTGAATCCGACCAGATGGACCAGAGCACGTATGTCTTCACCCTGGGTGCTGACTTCGACCGCTTCTCGGGCACGCTGTTCATCGGTGACGAAGACAACGTGACCAGCGACGGCACGGTTGGCGGCTACGACGTGTCGGGTACCTTCTGGGGTGCATCGCTGTCCTTCGACGTTGGCGCGGCCACCTCGATCCTGGCATCGTACGGCGCAGGCGACAACGACAACGACACCGAATCCTACGGTGTGTCGGCCATCCACGATCTCGGCGGCGGCGTCTCGCTGCGCGGCGGTATCGGCTGGACCGACTCGGGCGAAGAAGGCGTGAGCCGCGCAGACGGCGTGGTCGGCGACTTCGGTGTCCTCTTCAACTTCTGA
- the leuS gene encoding Leucine--tRNA ligase, producing MSRYSAAEIEARWQEAWDKANVFKAERQPGKPKYYVLEMFPYPSGRIHMGHVRNYTMGDVIARYKLATGHSVLHPMGWDAFGMPAENAAMASGGHPKDWTYSNIATMKDQMKPLGLSIDWTREFATCDPEYYGQQQALFLDMLQAGLVYRKNAVVNWDPVDMTVLANEQVIDGKGWRSGADVERRELTQWFFNISSMAEELLDAIDGLDNWPAKVKLMQQNWIGKSRGLQFSFARTDGGEIEVYTTRPDTLMGASFVGISPDHPIAKQLEAENPQVAEFAALCRKGGTTEEAIEKAEKLGLDTGIKVKHPLNPDWELPVWIANFILMDYGTGAIFGCPAHDQRDLDFCRKYDLPVVDTFFALDNPTPVANEAFVPPKTEKVKWVDHFAGLDVATGQDAIDATIDFMEAKGLGQGVTKFRLRDWGLSRQRYWGCPIPVVHCADCGVVPEKKENLPVQLPYDEGNGKAIDFSIPGNPLDRHASWRDTPCPSCGKPAKRETDTMDTFVDSSWYYARFTAPRADTPTNMEDAAYWMNVDQYIGGIEHAILHLLYSRFFARAMNVTGHLPDSAREPFDALFTQGMVTHAIYQTPGANGRPVYHYPEQVDLKDGKAFLKDTGAEVEIIPSAKMSKSKNNVVDPLSIISDFGADTARWFVLSDSPPERDVEWTAAGAEAAARHLSRVWGLSVRVAETDSQETGEEDESLIRATHKAIFDVTQGIESFGFNAAIAKLYAFTNLLSKSQAGKDAQRFAVMTLAQLMAPMTPHLAEAIWDAQGGDGMVVTADWPVAEDKYLVEDTVTLPVQVNGKRRGEIQVAKEAAKADIETMALSVRAVQAALDGNTPKKIIVVPGRIVNVVV from the coding sequence ATGTCGCGTTACTCCGCAGCCGAGATCGAGGCCCGTTGGCAGGAGGCCTGGGACAAGGCCAATGTCTTCAAGGCCGAACGCCAGCCCGGAAAACCCAAGTATTACGTGCTGGAGATGTTCCCCTATCCGTCGGGGCGCATCCACATGGGGCATGTGCGCAACTACACGATGGGCGACGTGATCGCCCGCTACAAGCTGGCGACCGGCCATAGCGTGCTGCACCCGATGGGCTGGGACGCCTTCGGGATGCCGGCCGAAAACGCCGCGATGGCCAGCGGCGGCCACCCCAAGGACTGGACCTATTCCAACATCGCCACGATGAAGGACCAGATGAAGCCGCTGGGCCTGTCCATCGACTGGACCCGCGAATTCGCCACCTGCGATCCGGAATATTACGGCCAGCAGCAGGCGCTGTTCCTCGACATGCTTCAGGCGGGGCTGGTCTATCGCAAGAACGCCGTGGTGAACTGGGACCCGGTCGACATGACCGTTCTGGCCAATGAACAGGTGATCGACGGCAAGGGCTGGCGGTCGGGCGCCGACGTGGAACGGCGCGAGCTGACCCAGTGGTTCTTCAACATCTCGTCCATGGCCGAGGAACTGCTGGACGCCATCGACGGGCTGGACAACTGGCCGGCCAAGGTCAAGCTGATGCAGCAGAACTGGATCGGCAAGTCGCGCGGTCTGCAGTTCTCCTTCGCCCGCACCGACGGCGGCGAGATCGAGGTTTACACCACCCGCCCCGACACGCTGATGGGCGCGTCCTTTGTCGGCATCTCGCCCGATCACCCGATCGCCAAGCAGCTTGAGGCCGAGAACCCGCAAGTTGCTGAATTCGCGGCGCTTTGCCGCAAGGGCGGCACCACCGAAGAAGCCATCGAAAAGGCCGAGAAGCTGGGGCTCGACACCGGCATCAAGGTGAAGCACCCGCTGAACCCGGACTGGGAACTTCCGGTCTGGATCGCGAACTTCATCCTGATGGATTACGGCACCGGCGCCATCTTCGGCTGCCCGGCCCACGACCAGCGCGACCTCGACTTCTGCCGCAAGTACGACCTGCCGGTGGTCGATACGTTCTTCGCGCTCGACAACCCGACGCCGGTCGCAAACGAGGCCTTCGTGCCGCCGAAGACCGAAAAGGTGAAATGGGTCGACCATTTCGCCGGTCTCGACGTGGCGACCGGGCAGGACGCCATCGACGCCACCATCGACTTCATGGAAGCCAAGGGCCTTGGCCAGGGCGTCACCAAGTTCCGCCTGCGCGACTGGGGCCTGTCCCGCCAGCGCTACTGGGGCTGCCCGATCCCGGTCGTGCATTGCGCCGATTGCGGCGTGGTGCCCGAGAAAAAGGAAAACCTGCCCGTCCAGCTTCCCTATGACGAGGGCAACGGCAAGGCGATCGACTTCTCGATCCCTGGCAACCCGCTGGACCGTCATGCCAGCTGGCGCGACACGCCCTGTCCGTCCTGCGGCAAGCCGGCCAAGCGCGAAACCGACACGATGGACACGTTCGTGGACAGTTCGTGGTACTACGCCCGCTTCACCGCCCCGCGCGCGGACACGCCGACGAACATGGAAGACGCCGCATACTGGATGAACGTCGACCAGTATATCGGCGGGATCGAACATGCGATTCTCCACCTGCTCTATTCGCGTTTCTTCGCCCGCGCGATGAACGTCACCGGCCACCTGCCCGACAGCGCCCGCGAACCCTTCGACGCGCTGTTCACGCAGGGCATGGTCACGCATGCGATCTACCAGACCCCCGGCGCCAACGGTCGCCCGGTCTATCACTATCCCGAACAGGTCGACCTGAAGGACGGCAAGGCCTTCCTCAAGGACACCGGCGCCGAGGTCGAAATCATCCCCTCGGCCAAGATGTCCAAGTCCAAGAACAACGTGGTCGACCCGCTGTCGATCATCTCGGACTTCGGCGCCGACACCGCCCGCTGGTTTGTCCTGTCCGACTCGCCCCCCGAACGCGACGTCGAATGGACCGCCGCCGGGGCCGAGGCCGCCGCGCGCCACCTGTCCCGTGTCTGGGGCCTGTCGGTGCGGGTCGCCGAGACGGACTCGCAAGAGACCGGCGAGGAGGACGAATCCCTCATCCGCGCCACCCACAAGGCGATCTTCGACGTCACCCAGGGCATCGAAAGCTTTGGCTTCAACGCCGCCATCGCCAAGCTTTACGCCTTCACCAACCTGCTGTCGAAATCGCAGGCGGGCAAGGACGCGCAGCGCTTCGCGGTCATGACGCTGGCGCAGCTGATGGCCCCGATGACACCGCACCTGGCCGAAGCCATCTGGGACGCCCAGGGCGGCGACGGCATGGTCGTCACCGCCGACTGGCCCGTGGCCGAGGACAAGTACCTTGTCGAGGACACGGTCACCCTGCCGGTGCAGGTCAACGGCAAGCGCCGGGGCGAAATCCAGGTCGCGAAGGAGGCCGCGAAGGCCGACATCGAAACCATGGCGCTGTCGGTCCGGGCCGTGCAGGCCGCGCTGGACGGGAATACGCCCAAGAAGATCATCGTCGTGCCGGGCCGGATCGTGAATGTCGTGGTCTGA
- the xthA_1 gene encoding Exodeoxyribonuclease III, with product MSFTIATWNINSVRLRAGIVEQLMREELPDVLCLQECKSPVDKIPVEGFRALGYHHMVARGQKGYNGVAILSKLPIEDVGDKDFAGLGHARHVAAKLENGVTVHNFYVPAGGDKPDREVNEKFGQKLDYLTEMRDWFRAEAPQKAILVGDLNIAPREDDVWNHKQLLKVVSHTPVEVAQLAETQAAGKWVDITRQDLPEGNLYSWWSYRSPDWDGADKGRRLDHVWATPDISNAGHSSRILRTARGWDQPSDHAPVFASFDL from the coding sequence ATGTCCTTCACCATCGCCACCTGGAACATCAACTCGGTCCGCCTTCGGGCGGGCATCGTCGAGCAGCTCATGCGGGAGGAACTGCCCGATGTGCTGTGCCTTCAGGAATGCAAGTCGCCGGTCGACAAGATCCCGGTCGAGGGGTTTCGCGCGCTTGGGTATCACCACATGGTGGCGCGGGGGCAGAAGGGGTACAACGGGGTTGCGATCCTGTCGAAACTGCCGATCGAGGACGTGGGCGACAAGGATTTCGCGGGGCTGGGCCATGCGCGGCACGTGGCGGCCAAGCTGGAAAACGGGGTGACCGTTCATAATTTCTATGTTCCGGCCGGCGGCGACAAGCCGGACCGGGAGGTGAACGAGAAATTCGGACAGAAGCTGGATTACCTGACGGAGATGCGGGACTGGTTCCGGGCGGAGGCGCCCCAGAAGGCGATCCTGGTGGGGGATCTGAACATCGCGCCCAGGGAAGATGACGTGTGGAACCACAAGCAGCTGCTGAAAGTGGTCAGTCATACGCCGGTCGAGGTCGCGCAGCTGGCAGAGACGCAGGCGGCGGGGAAATGGGTGGATATCACCCGGCAGGACCTGCCGGAGGGGAACCTGTATTCCTGGTGGTCCTACCGGTCGCCGGACTGGGACGGGGCGGACAAGGGGCGGCGGCTGGATCATGTCTGGGCGACGCCGGACATTTCCAATGCCGGCCATTCCAGCCGGATCCTGCGGACCGCGCGGGGGTGGGACCAGCCTTCGGATCATGCGCCGGTGTTTGCGAGCTTTGATTTGTGA
- a CDS encoding pyridoxal phosphate enzyme, YggS family: protein MSLEDIRDRIAQAEAAAGRPAGSVKLIAVSKVQPLERVEAVLKAGQRIFGENKVQEAAGKWPAFRERFDGIELHLIGPLQTNKTRQAMDLADAIHSVDRPKLATTIARIAQETGACPALFIQVNTGEEDQKAGIMPGDADAFVAECRGLDLPVKGLMCIPPVDEEPSLHFALLARIAERNGLSGLSMGMSADFESAIALGATHVRVGSAIFGDRVPPKA from the coding sequence ATGTCGCTTGAGGATATCCGTGACCGCATCGCACAGGCCGAAGCCGCGGCCGGACGGCCCGCAGGGTCGGTGAAGCTGATCGCCGTCTCGAAGGTTCAGCCGCTGGAGCGGGTCGAAGCCGTGCTAAAGGCCGGGCAGCGCATCTTTGGCGAGAACAAGGTGCAGGAAGCCGCCGGAAAATGGCCCGCCTTCCGGGAACGGTTCGACGGCATCGAACTGCACCTGATCGGCCCGCTGCAGACCAACAAGACCCGCCAGGCGATGGACCTGGCCGATGCGATCCATTCCGTGGACCGCCCCAAGCTGGCCACGACTATTGCCCGCATCGCACAGGAAACCGGTGCCTGCCCGGCCCTGTTCATCCAGGTGAACACCGGGGAAGAGGATCAGAAGGCCGGGATCATGCCCGGCGATGCCGATGCCTTCGTCGCCGAATGCCGAGGGCTGGACCTGCCGGTGAAGGGGCTGATGTGCATCCCCCCGGTGGACGAGGAACCGTCGCTGCACTTCGCGCTGCTGGCCAGGATCGCCGAACGCAACGGGCTGTCGGGCCTGTCGATGGGGATGAGCGCCGATTTCGAAAGCGCCATCGCGCTGGGGGCGACCCATGTGCGCGTCGGGTCCGCCATTTTCGGCGACCGGGTGCCGCCAAAGGCCTGA
- the yycF gene encoding Transcriptional regulatory protein YycF: MAQLKKILLVDDDDDLRDALSEQLVMTEDFDVFEANDGHSAMERAKEALYDLIILDVGLPDMDGRELCRLMRKQGVKAPILMLTGHDSDADTILGLDAGANDYVIKPFKFPVLLARIRAQLRQHEQSEDAVFQLGPYTFKPSMKLLVTEDDRKIRLTEKETNILKYLYRSTDGVVARDVLLHEVWGYNAGVTTHTLETHIYRLRQKIEPDPSNARLLVTESGGYRLVA; the protein is encoded by the coding sequence ATGGCCCAACTCAAGAAAATTCTTCTTGTCGATGATGATGACGATCTGCGCGATGCGCTGAGTGAACAACTTGTCATGACCGAAGATTTCGATGTCTTCGAAGCCAATGACGGTCACAGCGCCATGGAGCGCGCGAAAGAGGCGCTTTACGATCTGATCATCCTCGACGTGGGCCTGCCGGACATGGACGGGCGCGAATTGTGCCGGCTGATGCGCAAGCAGGGCGTCAAGGCGCCGATCCTGATGCTGACCGGCCATGACAGCGATGCCGACACGATCCTGGGCCTGGACGCCGGCGCCAACGATTACGTGATCAAGCCGTTCAAGTTCCCGGTCCTGCTGGCCCGGATCCGCGCGCAGCTGCGCCAGCACGAACAATCCGAAGACGCCGTCTTTCAGCTTGGGCCCTATACGTTCAAGCCGTCGATGAAGCTGTTGGTGACCGAAGACGACCGCAAGATCCGGCTGACCGAGAAAGAGACCAACATCCTCAAGTATCTCTACCGATCGACCGACGGCGTGGTCGCGCGCGATGTGCTCTTGCACGAGGTCTGGGGCTACAATGCCGGGGTCACGACACATACATTGGAGACGCACATCTATCGTCTGCGCCAGAAGATCGAACCCGATCCGTCGAACGCCCGGCTGCTGGTGACGGAAAGCGGCGGATACCGGCTAGTCGCGTAA
- the opmA_1 gene encoding Porin, with amino-acid sequence MRTLLATTAVILVAGAASAQVTFSGYGRFGLGYQEDRQEEETALVSRFRLNIDGNAVTDGGVKFQARVRLQADDDPDNNEQTSGTLNGARYTVEYGGFQVNAGNVSGAFDNADPYFGFEPGLESITGQYAGIDYNFLEYSSTGSGSNAVLVVYSADSLVLMGSYDPDNSSSNTVGYTGDRWDVSAQYTFAGAYSAYVGYGENDNDESLLVGVLGATFDRFSVNLLLGTEDMNDEAIDGMVYGVSGSFDVGAATSILASYGSGEGDSDNENYMVGFQHDLGGGVSLRGSVGGNGPKDEDTKVVGDFGVLFNF; translated from the coding sequence ATGAGAACACTCTTGGCAACCACTGCCGTGATCCTCGTTGCAGGCGCGGCCAGTGCACAAGTTACCTTCAGCGGTTATGGCCGGTTCGGCCTGGGCTACCAGGAAGACCGTCAGGAAGAAGAAACCGCCCTGGTTTCGCGGTTCCGCCTGAACATCGACGGCAACGCCGTCACCGACGGCGGCGTCAAGTTCCAGGCGCGTGTCCGTCTGCAGGCGGATGATGATCCGGACAACAACGAACAGACCAGCGGCACGCTCAACGGCGCACGCTACACCGTCGAATACGGCGGCTTCCAGGTCAACGCGGGCAACGTCAGCGGTGCCTTCGACAACGCCGACCCGTACTTCGGCTTCGAACCGGGTCTGGAATCGATCACCGGTCAATACGCCGGTATCGACTATAACTTCCTCGAATATTCGAGCACCGGCTCCGGATCGAACGCCGTTCTGGTGGTCTACAGCGCCGACAGCCTGGTGCTGATGGGCTCGTACGATCCCGACAACAGCAGCTCGAACACCGTTGGCTATACCGGTGATCGTTGGGACGTCAGCGCGCAGTACACCTTCGCGGGCGCGTATTCGGCCTATGTCGGCTATGGTGAGAACGACAACGACGAGAGCCTGCTTGTCGGTGTCCTCGGCGCCACCTTCGACCGCTTCTCGGTCAACCTGCTGCTCGGTACCGAAGACATGAACGACGAAGCCATCGACGGCATGGTCTACGGTGTGTCGGGTTCCTTCGACGTCGGCGCGGCCACCTCGATCCTGGCCTCGTACGGTAGCGGTGAAGGCGACTCGGACAACGAAAACTACATGGTCGGCTTCCAGCACGACCTGGGCGGCGGCGTCTCGCTGCGCGGCTCTGTCGGCGGCAACGGCCCCAAAGACGAAGACACGAAAGTGGTCGGCGACTTCGGCGTGCTGTTCAACTTCTGA